AGGATTGTGATTTCACACCTATCCCAATTTCTCCCAATTCTAATTCTAACAAAACTCTAAATATTGTCAATTACCGGTATTTTCAAATTCAGTTATTAACCTTTGGTCAAGTTTTAATAACGTTTTTTATCCTAATCAATACTCAATTGATCATAGAAATATCATATTAGGTTAAATGATTAAGTTCAAAACAAGGGTgatcaattaattaatctacCAAAATTTCTCATAACCAATTTAATCATGCAAGTTACGTAGAAACAATCTCTTCCTAGATCATTTAGTTACACTCAAATGGTCATTGTCATGCAATAGATTAAGATTTGGAGTGATCAATtccaaattaacaattaacaataaAGAACAAAGAAGAGATTTAATTGACTGGAAAACATCAAGCGTTTTGTTAAAATCAGAAAAGGATACAAGAGTATGACTACATCACAATCTCGAACTAGAGAGACTAGTTGTTCATAGCCACAACAAAACTAGAAATCCCAATAAAGAACACAGACATAGCAAAAGAGGAGACTTGGCTAAAATCAGTCCCAATTGTGATTTTTGTGCTCCTCCGTAGCTAAGAGACTCTCACACAACCCTCTTCTCCCTCAAAACTCTCAAGAACGTAATAGTATTCCTTATAATATTCTGCGGAAGTCCTCCTTCTATCTTTCCTTAACTAAAGAATCAATTAGGATTTAAATCTAGCTTGTGATCCTTGCAATCTTTAAGTGACAAGTGACACAGGCAGACCATGGGTGTAAAAAATTACCACACACATACATAATTACCGCAATTGTACAAAATTACCATGATCGTGGTCTTTTGATGGGCTCCAAAAATCCAAGATTTTTAGCTGTTTTCCCCATAAAGCCTCTTAAGCACCTATCTTTCACAAACTTATACCAAATCATGAGTTTTAccaaatatatcaaaatacatGAATATGACATGAAAACTCACATCAAAATACTGTCAAATATGAGTTTCGCTAATTTATCTGCAACTTGATTGACTTTTCTCAGAATGATTCCAAGTAATGTTGCTGTCATGAGAATGAATTTTATGAATAGCTTGGACAATATTTGTATGAACATACAAGTTCATACAAAGACACTTTTTTCATGTTCTCATAGTTTTGCATATTTCTAATCAGCTTGTTTGCATATAGCATATTATTATAGATTTGTTTGGTTTTCAGATTAACCTATTGAATTTGAATATGCTAACAGCTGTGTGGCATTTCCAAGTGAAGATTGGGAGATTGCAGACTCAACACTGCAGTTTTGGTAATGCAATTTTAGTAAGGCTTTACAACTTGTTTACTAAGGAAAGAGGAATGCTAGCGATACTCTCTCTGACACTCTCCTTTCGAATACTCTCTCTGTAGAACGTATAAATAATAACTATCCTAAAAATGATGTTAATATCCCAGTTCAAATTGTGAATGATAAAGAACAACCAAATCCTATTTTGGTGAATAGAAATCAGAATGTAGATGAGGTCTTAGCCAATATGCAACGAANNNNNNNNNNNNNNNNNNNNNNNNNNNNNNNNNNNNNNNNNNNNNNNNNNNNNNNNNNNNNNNNNNNNNNNNNNNNNNNNNNNNNNNNNNNNNNNNNNNNCAGTGTCAATTTTGATACTGATATATACAACACAAAGATCATTGGTGAAAAGATCTCAACTTTTCACAAAGAAGCTCCTTGAAGCTAGGTGTATTAGTGATTGTCAATAAATTCTAACCAATCACAGAGAGAGTATTCGAAAGAGAGTGTCAGAGAGAGTGTTGCTAGCATTTTTCTTGGGGAAATTACACTAGGTAGGTACCCTTGAGTTTTCTTACACGACACACTACCCTTATCTTGGGATCAGGTTACACTTGATACCCCTTGAGCTAATGTCCATTAACAGGAGTTGTTCTCCTTGCCATAGTGATCATTAAACCCTCTTATCCCTCTCTGCATTGTCTCTTTTTGTCCTTCACCTCTGATTCTCTGAAAGTACAATTAAGAAGAGATAGAAAAGCTTCAAGGAGCTTCTTTGTGAAAAGTTGAGAACTTTCACCAATGATCTTGTGTTGTATATATCAGTATCAAAATGACACTGTTCCTCATGGTAGGTGCTGTTAACAGTAGTTTTATTTGCCCTgcaaaatttgtaaataaaagtaGGGTCCTGTGCTTTACTGGTTGCAATGAAGAAGCTACAAATAAGGATAAAAGGGAAGATAGGTCATGtttcagatttgattttctattctAATGGATATTGAACACCATATTCAACTagagtttgtgtgtgtgtggtatAAGAAAACCTCGGGTACCAAGTGCAATTTCCccttgtttattttgtttaaggATCTCTACTCATTAATCATTCGAGATATGATGTGTAACAGTGTTTTACTGTAATGCTGTGTGTGAGACCGCATGGAATACTCTTATTTATAATGAAGGAGGTTTACAAAATAAGGAAACTAATAAGGAGTAATAAGGGAAATAATCCCATACAAAACTGCTGTAATTAAAACATATCAAATCATATATTTCACATGATGTATGTGTGATATCCCTATGTTGCTCTATTTGTgtgctctctctctttttttgaaCCCTTTCGTATAGTTTCTTGTTTGTAGCCATTTATTCTCCTAAGCATGTCaaatatttggttgttgttCTTGCTGCTAAATGATTATGAGCTTTGatataacattttcttttctttgggaaTGTTCATGTTAAAATGTCTTATATATTCAATATAGCATATCATATTGTTGGAAAGCAACCTTAACTGTGTCACCCCTAGCCTTCAAGTGCCTCTCGAAAAGGGCTACCTATGGAGTGGCAGACCAGAAAAACTGAGTGAAGCATTGTAGTGTGGAGCCTTAATTTCGTCACCCCTAGCATGCAATTGTCTCTCGGAAAGGAGGGTTACCTACGGAGGGGCTGAATAGAAAAGCTGAGGGAAGAGTCATAGTGTTGAGCCACCAAGATGCCAATTCTCAGTGGGTTGAGATCCCACATCTACTGGAGATATGACCAATTAGTCATTATAAGGCTTGGGCAGTCCTCACATTTCAAGCCAGTTTTgtgggttgagttaggccctaAGCCCAAATTCTAAGCGTATATGGTAGATTGAATTAGGAGCAattttattaagtattaactGTTATAGGATCATATCATTGCAATTAATATTATCGTACTATATATAGAGACTATGTGTGGATTGTCCAAAGACACTTTCCTCTCAACATGTCAACACCAGCATGCCCTTTCTTCCACGACAATTTCCAGTGAGCTTCCACCAATCAACTTTCTGGTGACCTCAAAATTTCATGTCCGGTTTTGAAACCCTTGAGATTAGAAATGCCAAGTCTTGATTGTCCAAACCTTGAAGTTTTACTGCTGTTAGCCTCTCCATGCAGTTTACCTGAAGTCCGCTACACCTTTAACATCTTCACTGGTGCTTGAGAGAGTGTGAGCCACTTTTGTGATTCCATAGGATCATGAAAACTCACCAGCATGAGACTTCCCAAGCCACTTTGGATCCTATCTTGGCCATTTTAGGGGTTTGAGATTCGGGTCTCATAGTTCTGTGTTCTTTGAACAACTCTGATGGGCCTCATGTGGGCATATAATTAAGAACAACGCCAACCATAGAAGGGGTAAAGGAACAATGGTAGGATGTGAAATGGCATGGAAAATGGAGGGGAGAAGTCTGTTAATACCAGACTAACATAATAGACAGGACAGGAGGCAGCAGGAGAGTGGGGAGGGAGTTGTAATCATTGAGAATGAGAGGAATGAGGgatagggggggggggggggggggaggtagGCAATCATTTGGGTAGTTTGAGGGTGTGTGTTGCTAACTTGCCATAGGACAGAGAAGGTCTCTGATAATTTCttgatttgttttctgtttctGAATTGTCCTGCACTAGTCTATTGTAATCTGAGGTTTGTTCTCTGGATTCTCCTATTATTTCTATAGTAAATTCCAGTTCCTATCTGATTTACTGCATGTCCAGATCTTTCCAGTCCTTTTTTTGAAGTACTCCAAGTGTTGCTTATTTTTTggcaatataatataattaagcatAATGTGATTTTTGCAGTGTTTAGGATTTATCTGAGACTTTCTTACTAATATTTCCCCTTAAAACTTTGTGGTGTTATGTGATGATATGCAGAGACTAGGAAGCCTTTCTGTACCTGTTAGCTTCTcaacttcttaattattttttatatcctcTCTCATTGATGATGAACACACTCATCATAAGCACAAAATATCTTGTTACAGGTCCACTCTTGCAAGCTATATACTTGGCATTGATGAAGATGGTGTAAAAAGTAGAAAACGTGTGGAAGATATTTTTTCTCCCGTGTTCTCGACATTACTTGATTCACTGTTATTGCGTTCTCAGGTTTGTTCATGTCTATTTGCATTTTTCCAATATGGGCATGGATTAATTCAATATTGCTCTCTTATTTATGTCTTTTTTCAGGGAGGGGAGGAGATTCTATTTGCTTTTTTCTACCATGGACATTTTCTACTTCATAAATAATCTTTAAACTAGTTCACAAGAGAGTGAAGGAAATTTTCCTAATCATTGGTTGTTGTGTTCTAAGCGATAGTGTCCTCATTTTATGAATACTGGATCTATTATTTGTTCCATTAAAAATATCAACCTACCACTTATGATTACTGTGGTATATTGgtattcatttttgtttgtgAGCATAACCTTTATTCAAGTGTGTAGCTTGACTGGTTGATCTTTTCTTTGCTAAGAATCCTTTGAGCTTCCTTGTATTAAAAGATTGAATCTTTTGAGTAAATTGCCTTTTCTTTCCCTCTGGGTGCTTAACAGGTGATTGATTCTACATACAATGATGAGGGAAGAGTAGATTTGCCCGATGGCCTTATCCATTTCAGGGTGAACCTAGTAGAACTTTTGGTGGATATATGTCACCTGTTAGGATCTGCCACATTTATGCAAAAGGTGCTTTTGGAAAGTttggtttcttttctttcttttttgactTGGTTTCCTGGGCTTGGTTTTATGTCTAACACTTTTTATTTGGTATCCAATAGCTGATAACTGATAATCACGAATTGTGAATCTGTTTGATCATGTTGGGTTATTATGAATAGATACTAATTGTTGATGGTTCAGAGAAAGTTTAGAGAGAAGATGAATAATTCTGAGGAACAGAAAAAATGATTTCATTCCAAAGTGTATTAGTACAGCAGTTTGGTATTTATAGTGAGGTTAGTTATAACAGATCTAGCAAACCCAAGGCTTAAGACAGTTGTCAAACTAACTGGCTTACTTAGACTGGGTAATACCCAAGAGATTACAGTAATAGACTGATCTCAATACAATATTCACACACTGATTATAGtgatagataaaaataatgatttcatTCAAACTTTTGGTGTAGTTGAATTTGAGGCTTGCTTACAATGGGAAGCTGATCCAATAAGTTGTTGATATATATCCTGATCTTTccaagaagaaaaacaatatcTTTGCAATTTTTGCTTGATAAAAGACACTATAGctggaaaaagataaatagtatTATACCGCATTGATCATAAAAACTGACTGAGCATTTAAGTTTTTGAAGTACAGGCAATGATAACAATTCAACACAACAAACCGAGcatgataaatattaaaaaactaactGAGCAGGATAAATAAATTTGACAGGAAATGTTCATGTAAGTTCTTGAATGGAAAATAGTTTGTTACCCAGTTTCAGGCTATATTCTAGTTAATGTATGTCAAACAACTATTGATCATTATCATTAGTGCATCATGCCAATTTATTTAGTCAGCAAAGTCTCAATTCTCAATTTGAATATCGTTGTACTTACAGCTCTTCATTGGTGGGTGGGCATCTCATAATCTATCAATCCCTTGGAAAGAAGTGGAAAGCAAGCTTTTTGCTCTTAATGCTGTGAGTAAAACTTGCTGCTTTCATTTTGGATTCTTTATTGGCCTGTTAATTATAGCAGTCAGACTGGTGATTTGGCATGCAACAATATATGTAATAACATCTGGGTCTCATGGTTGACACTTTTGTTTACTGAAAACTAATGCACTTTTATACCTTGTAAATTTAGATAGTAGCCCAGTTGTGGTATACCATGTTTATTTATGGCAATACTTTCTTTACTCCAGGTTGCTGATGTAATCATACAGGATGGCCAAAGTTATGATTTCTCTGTAGTTATGCAGTTGGTGACCATGTTGTCCATTAAACCTTCTGATGGCTTGAAGGGTTTTATTTGCATTGTGGGTTATATATGAGCTCTTTCATTTCCTCTGTTGGCAGCATTTAGTTCTAAGCAGTATTTATTCCATTTTACTGTCCATTCAAAAGTGTACTTTTATTTTAGGTATACAGATCTCTAGCAGATGCTGTTGGTTCTTATTCCAAGTGGATATCTGCTTTTAAGGAAAATTTTAGAGCCTTGCTGTGAGTACTACAAAACTCCATTTTTGCATGGTATTCatgattaattagtttttttgctatgttttattattttaattaccttaGCTCATTCTTGTTAATAGATATATTCGATCGGGGTTTAAGATTTGTttaattaaaccttaaataACTTTGTTGATAATTGACAATTCTCAGTATTCACATATTCATGTGCTACAAACCTTTCTACTTTCAGATTATTTCTTGCTATTGGGATTTCAGAACCTCTATCTTCGAATGCTTGTGCATCTGCCTTGCGTAAAGTCTGCGAAGATGCTTCTGTAGTAATTTATGAACCTTcaaatttggaaattttaatGTGGATAGGAGAGGTGGGTTACTCTATTCTTGCAATGGAGTAAATATCTGGATGATAATATCATGTATTAAGTTCTATGATGCATAGTGTTCCTGAATTTCTGTTATCATATTTTCTCTCTACATGTTTGAAATTTGTGTTACCATCTATGCAATATGTACATGGCTAAAGATACTTCGCATCTTAATGTTCATAGGCGTTAatggatttgatttttttatataatttatctaaatTTCCGAGTCAGTATATGAAATCCTTTTGGTGCATGGTATATGATATCTTTCTCAAATATCTGGCTGAACTATGGATTCACTTTTAGCCTAAGTCATGCTTGTTGCTGTAGGGTTTAGACAAGTGGCATTTATCTTTGGAAGATGAGGAAGAAGTTATGCATGCTATAAGTCTGATCCTTGGTTCTGTTCCCAGTCGAGAACTAAAGAACAAGTTATTGGCTAAATTGCTTTCACCTAGCTATGAAGCTATTGGGAAACTTGTGAgccttctttttcctttcttgttCACTGCTGATTTTGACTGTGTGATGCCTACTTTGACCAGCTCTAGTGAGCTGGTTGTTTCAACTGCATTCTTTCAGTATTGTGTACTGATTCATCTGTATTTTTCTTAAAGGTTTTCCTggacaattaaatcaaaatttgcTCAATGTTAATTTGTATGTGAAGATGTAAACTGAAATTTTGACTATGATTCTGATAATATAGTGCACACGAATTGTTGGCTAATTGCTGTTATTCACCCTGTTCTctgaagtttatttatttttggtagagatagaaaataaggtggtaaaggaaaattaaagGCACATAAACAATGATTCTTTACTTGGTTTCTTGTTATACAATGATTTTGGGCTCAGCTGATGTTCCCTAAACTGAAATGTTTTTCTTGTCTGAGTTGTCTCTACTTCTAGTATATATGTATTTCTAAAGGGAAGCATCTGCTACATAACATATTTTATAGCCACCGTCTTTGCTGTGAAATTCCTGTGTTTCTGATAATTGCTTTCTTAAAAAACACTTTATAAAAAGCataattataaagaaataactttgtgatttttttagttctgcTTCTACTTTTGCTTTCTAGGGTAACCATCACTTTCTTGCTTCTCTTTAACAACAGATTTTCTGTTTCTGCTGTCACTTATCTGTCACATTTACTTTGGccataaagttaaaaaaataaaaataaaaagtagctTTTATTGATATCACTTCACAGACTAACAGGAGAATTATGATGCTTTCTGCAGTTGAACATTTAAATTGTCCATAATATTTGTTGCATAAGTTGAAGAAATTGTAGCTACTACCACTGCTGGGGGGGGATATTGTTTATGATCTTCTATAACTTATTTTTCCATTATAAATTTCTAGATGCATTTGTTTGAGAGCATTTTCTGTGTAATGTGCTCTTTGAATTGGTGGATctcatcctattttttttcagGTTGATCCAGAGATCAGCCTTTCTCTTAAACAGAACCCTGCTTCTTATACACAAGTTTTGAATGCTTCCTCAAGAGGGTTGCACAGGTATGCTGGTGAATAGTCTGGTTTtcttattaaattcattttactaGATGACAGATTGTTTGTCAGATTTTCTTGttcattacatttttttcttaataaaactGATTTGGACTTGCAAGCAAGTGTCCAATGTGGAATTTGTATATTCAAATCTAGTTCTCTATCAGTCTTTCATTCACACCTTTTATCTAGACATTATCAAATATCAATCTCTCACTGTTACAAGTCTTGCTTATGTTATGCTCTACATTTTGCACACTGAATAGGTTGCTAGTTGCAGGATTGTGTTTCTTTAGTTTTTTCCTCACAGTTTGTTACTTGTCCCTTCTTCACTAGTATTGAGTCTTTTTGTATTCGACAGTATAAGTTTGTTGTGGTCATTTCCTTCTCTCATTTATAATCCTTTAAATTCAGAATGGGAACTGTATTCAGTCATCTTCCCATATCCATGGCAACTGAGCCTGCTGCAGATGACTCAATACTTTCACTGCTAAGGGTTTTCTGGCCCATCTTGGAGAAATTTTTTGGCTCTGAGCATATGGAAAATGGCAATTTATCCGTAGCAGCTTGCCGAGCTCTTTCACTAGCTGTTCGATCTTCAGGTTTACCCACTTGGACACATTTGTTTACAGTTCTTTGGTTCCTCTTGTgataaatatatagttttttgaTGTGCAGGTCAGCATTTTGTGACATTACTGCCCAAGGTGCTGGACtggctttcaacaaattttgttttattccaAAGTCATGAATGCTATATAAGAACTGGTAGggattttttatgttctctcGTTCATTTAATTCCCTATTATGCATATTCCAAGATGCATGTCACTGTACTGGTTGAAGTGATTGTTAAATCTTAATGACTTTGGCAAAGTACTGGTATATGATTAATTTGGAAAGTAAAGACTTTGTGATTATTTTTATCTGGTATTTACATAGGCTTGTATCTTTATGATTGTCAATCAAGAAAGCATTATTTGATGCCATaacaatcttatttttttgtacTTGTTTCCATATTCTGATTAGTAGACCTGGACTCGTGTGATGCACGAgttgtgtaattttattttttttgggtttattggaggttttaaatattataaacaaaaaaaggaaatattataGATAGGGAGGAAAGTATTTTAAACACCCTCAAAGAgataataggttttttttttgtatttgaaaaATGTTTCATGAACACCCATTATGGTAGGCTACATCTAAGTAATGATAACCTAACAATGAAGAGGTTAGgcattacaaatttaatatggTAGGCTACAACTAATGTGGAGGTTTAGGAAGGAACAAATGTCTTGGACGAAAGtggatttatatatattaaaattaagataagaTGTTATTGTGCTCCTTCTGGGTTGTTGcagtgaacctttactaatttcCTGATTCAAACAATATTTTCAGCTTCCATTGTCATTGAAGAATTTGGTCATCTAGAGGAGTACGGACGTTTATTTGTCACTTCATTTGAAAGATTTACTCATGCAGCTTCTGTAATGGCCCTAACTTCCTCCTACATATGTGACCAAGAACCTGACTTAGTGGAGGCCTACACCAATTTTGCTTCTACATTTATCCGATCCTGTAATAAGGTCTTTCTCATTCCATTTGCCTTATTTCGTTTTTGGAGAGTAGGGATACAGAGTCTTCAGTGTTGAAGAAActggtttgaatttttttattaatattttggttAGATTTAATTGCTGTTGTAAAAATGAAGTCTGCATATCTTTACCTGATAGATGATGTATCACAGGATGCCCTATCAGCTTGTGGTTCTCTTCTTGAAATTTCTATTCAGAAGGCAGCTATATGTTGCACAGCCATGCACCGTGGTGCAGCGCTTGCCGCAATGTCATATTTATCTTGTAAGAAAAGTTTATATTGCTTTTGTTGTTgtcttatttgttttaaatgcaAAACTCTTTCTTCTATGGAGGGGAAAGGATACgaaaattaaactatttaaagtataaaagttataagaaaatgaagaatATCATCAATTAAAATCATGTAGCCAAACAAACTTCTGGAATAAATTGCTACTAAATTCTAGAATAGTgatgttaatatttatttg
The Glycine max cultivar Williams 82 chromosome 16, Glycine_max_v4.0, whole genome shotgun sequence genome window above contains:
- the LOC100808691 gene encoding transportin MOS14 isoform X2, whose product is MELAMKVAEAVHVLNHDTQSCNRVAANQWLVQFQQTHAAWDVATAILTADRRLPLPANFEVEFFAAQILKRKIQNEGYLLQLGAKDALLNALLLAVKRFSTGPPQLLTQICLALSALVLQVAAHGNPIEQLFYSLRNLQSQDDGNFAVLEMLTVLPEEVVDNQRIDSKISSLHKSHYTQELLSHTPMVLEFLLQQSETNFDGSVQQHERNRKILRCLLSWVKAGCFSEISPGTLPAHPLLNFLFNSLQVPLSFDLAIEVLVELVTKHEGVPQILLCRVHYLKEVLLFPARSRGDIKVMGGLACLLSEIGQAAPSLIVEASAEALALTDALLSCVAFPSEDWEIADSTLQFWSTLASYILGIDEDGVKSRKRVEDIFSPVFSTLLDSLLLRSQVIDSTYNDEGRVDLPDGLIHFRVNLVELLVDICHLLGSATFMQKLFIGGWASHNLSIPWKEVESKLFALNAVADVIIQDGQSYDFSVVMQLVTMLSIKPSDGLKGFICIVYRSLADAVGSYSKWISAFKENFRALLLFLAIGISEPLSSNACASALRKVCEDASVVIYEPSNLEILMWIGEGLDKWHLSLEDEEEVMHAISLILGSVPSRELKNKLLAKLLSPSYEAIGKLVDPEISLSLKQNPASYTQVLNASSRGLHRMGTVFSHLPISMATEPAADDSILSLLRVFWPILEKFFGSEHMENGNLSVAACRALSLAVRSSGQHFVTLLPKVLDWLSTNFVLFQSHECYIRTASIVIEEFGHLEEYGRLFVTSFERFTHAASVMALTSSYICDQEPDLVEAYTNFASTFIRSCNKDALSACGSLLEISIQKAAICCTAMHRGAALAAMSYLSCFLDVGLVSLLECMNCITEGSFNITAIHVISHSGEGLVSNVVYALLGVSAMSRVHKCATILQQLAAICTLTERTTWKAILCWQTLHGWLHAAALPSEYLNHGEAEAIVPLWSKALADAASDYLESKNSDGLKSDFGHMQGKGGRVLKRLVREFADSHRNIPNLT
- the LOC100808691 gene encoding transportin MOS14 isoform X1, which translates into the protein MELAMKVAEAVHVLNHDTQSCNRVAANQWLVQFQQTHAAWDVATAILTADRRLPLPANFEVEFFAAQILKRKIQNEGYLLQLGAKDALLNALLLAVKRFSTGPPQLLTQICLALSALVLQVAAHGNPIEQLFYSLRNLQSQDDGNFAVLEMLTVLPEEVVDNQRIDSKISSLHKSHYTQELLSHTPMVLEFLLQQSETNFDGSVQQHERNRKILRCLLSWVKAGCFSEISPGTLPAHPLLNFLFNSLQVPLSFDLAIEVLVELVTKHEGVPQILLCRVHYLKEVLLFPARSRGDIKVMGGLACLLSEIGQAAPSLIVEASAEALALTDALLSCVAFPSEDWEIADSTLQFWSTLASYILGIDEDGVKSRKRVEDIFSPVFSTLLDSLLLRSQVIDSTYNDEGRVDLPDGLIHFRVNLVELLVDICHLLGSATFMQKLFIGGWASHNLSIPWKEVESKLFALNAVADVIIQDGQSYDFSVVMQLVTMLSIKPSDGLKGFICIVYRSLADAVGSYSKWISAFKENFRALLLFLAIGISEPLSSNACASALRKVCEDASVVIYEPSNLEILMWIGEGLDKWHLSLEDEEEVMHAISLILGSVPSRELKNKLLAKLLSPSYEAIGKLVDPEISLSLKQNPASYTQVLNASSRGLHRMGTVFSHLPISMATEPAADDSILSLLRVFWPILEKFFGSEHMENGNLSVAACRALSLAVRSSGQHFVTLLPKVLDWLSTNFVLFQSHECYIRTASIVIEEFGHLEEYGRLFVTSFERFTHAASVMALTSSYICDQEPDLVEAYTNFASTFIRSCNKDALSACGSLLEISIQKAAICCTAMHRGAALAAMSYLSCFLDVGLVSLLECMNCITEGSFNITAIHVISHSGEGLVSNVVYALLGVSAMSRVHKCATILQQLAAICTLTERTTWKAILCWQTLHGWLHAAVQALPSEYLNHGEAEAIVPLWSKALADAASDYLESKNSDGLKSDFGHMQGKGGRVLKRLVREFADSHRNIPNLT